One Streptomyces coeruleorubidus DNA segment encodes these proteins:
- a CDS encoding lipase maturation factor family protein, with product MDWFTASDYWLSRLVFQRALAAVYLVAFLTAALQFRALIGQRGMLPVPKFVERVPFKRAPSLFQLHYSDRFFAVCAWAGCAVSAALLAGLDSALPLWGGMLLWLVAWVLYLSIVNVGQTWYSFGWESLLLEVGFLAVFLGNDEVAPPVVVLFLLRWILFRVEFGAGLIKMRGDECWRKLTCLDHHHETQPMPGPLSWFFHHLPRPLHRVEVAANHFTQLVVPFLLFTPQPVATAAAALMIVTQLWLVLSGNFAWLNWITIVLALSAVRFPADPPDVPGAPLWYVVVVLAVAALLVGLSYHPVRNMISRRQVMNRSFDPLHLVNTYGAFGSVSRVRYEVVVEGTADDVPREDSHWREYEFKGKPGDPRHWPRQFAPYHLRLDWLMWFAALSPAYAGSWFGALVERLLENDRETLKLLRRSPFPPEEPPRYVRARLFRYRYTTWRELRETGACWERTYVREFLPPTRLAETVQRS from the coding sequence GTGGACTGGTTCACCGCATCCGACTACTGGCTGAGCCGGCTGGTCTTCCAGCGGGCGCTGGCCGCCGTCTACCTCGTCGCGTTCCTGACGGCGGCGTTGCAGTTCCGCGCGCTGATCGGGCAGCGCGGCATGCTGCCGGTGCCGAAGTTCGTCGAGCGGGTGCCTTTCAAGCGGGCGCCGAGCCTGTTCCAGCTGCACTACTCGGACCGCTTCTTCGCCGTCTGCGCGTGGGCGGGCTGCGCGGTGTCGGCGGCGCTGCTGGCCGGGCTCGACTCGGCTCTGCCCCTGTGGGGCGGCATGCTGCTGTGGCTGGTGGCGTGGGTGCTGTACCTGTCCATCGTCAACGTCGGGCAGACCTGGTACTCGTTCGGCTGGGAGTCGCTGTTGCTGGAGGTGGGCTTCCTCGCCGTGTTCCTCGGCAACGACGAAGTGGCGCCGCCCGTCGTCGTGCTGTTCCTGCTGCGCTGGATCCTGTTCCGCGTGGAGTTCGGCGCGGGGCTGATCAAGATGCGGGGCGACGAGTGCTGGCGGAAGCTGACGTGCCTGGACCACCATCACGAGACACAGCCGATGCCGGGCCCGCTGAGCTGGTTCTTCCACCATCTGCCCCGGCCCCTGCACCGGGTCGAGGTGGCCGCGAACCACTTCACGCAACTCGTGGTGCCGTTCCTGCTGTTCACGCCCCAGCCGGTCGCGACGGCCGCCGCCGCGCTGATGATCGTCACCCAGCTGTGGCTGGTGCTGTCGGGCAACTTCGCCTGGCTGAACTGGATCACGATCGTGCTGGCCCTGTCGGCGGTGCGGTTCCCGGCCGATCCGCCGGACGTGCCCGGCGCCCCGCTCTGGTACGTGGTCGTGGTCCTCGCGGTCGCCGCGCTGCTGGTGGGGCTCAGCTACCACCCGGTCCGCAACATGATCTCCCGCCGCCAGGTGATGAACCGCTCCTTCGACCCGCTCCATCTGGTCAACACCTACGGCGCGTTCGGCAGCGTCAGCCGGGTCCGCTACGAGGTGGTCGTCGAGGGCACGGCCGACGACGTACCGCGTGAGGACTCGCACTGGCGGGAGTACGAGTTCAAGGGCAAGCCCGGTGATCCCCGGCACTGGCCGCGCCAGTTCGCGCCGTACCATCTGCGGCTCGACTGGCTGATGTGGTTCGCGGCCCTCTCCCCCGCGTACGCCGGGTCGTGGTTCGGCGCGCTGGTGGAGCGGTTGCTGGAGAACGACCGCGAGACGCTGAAGCTGCTGCGCCGCTCGCCGTTCCCGCCGGAGGAGCCCCCGCGGTACGTGCGCGCCCGCCTGTTCCGCTACCGCTACACGACGTGGCGGGAGCTGCGGGAGACGGGCGCGTGCTGGGAGCGGACGTACGTACGGGAGTTCCTGCCGCCGACGCGGCTGGCGGAGACCGTTCAGAGGTCGTAG
- a CDS encoding SDR family NAD(P)-dependent oxidoreductase: protein MSDFEGLRALVTGGASGIGRATAELLAERGAQVAVLDLDPASVDKPLLAYRADVTDDASVREAVAAAVADLGGLDVLVNNAGIGAQGTVEDNSDDDWHRVYDVNVVGMVRTARACLPHLRASAHAAIVNTCSIAATAGLPQRALYSATKGAVYSLTLAMAADHVREGIRVNCVNPGTVDTPWVGRLLDAAPDPAAERAALQARQPTGRLVGAGEVAGAIAYLASPLSGATTGTSLAVDGGMQGLRLRPVAR, encoded by the coding sequence ATGAGCGACTTCGAGGGCCTCAGGGCCCTGGTGACGGGCGGCGCCTCCGGAATCGGCCGGGCCACCGCGGAACTGCTCGCCGAGCGCGGCGCCCAGGTCGCCGTCCTGGACCTGGACCCGGCATCGGTCGACAAGCCGCTGCTCGCCTACCGGGCGGACGTCACCGACGACGCGTCCGTGCGCGAGGCCGTGGCGGCGGCGGTCGCCGACCTCGGCGGGCTGGACGTCCTGGTCAACAACGCGGGCATCGGCGCCCAGGGCACCGTGGAGGACAATTCCGACGACGACTGGCACCGCGTCTACGACGTCAACGTCGTCGGCATGGTCCGCACCGCCCGCGCCTGCCTGCCCCACCTGCGCGCCTCCGCGCACGCGGCGATCGTCAACACCTGCTCCATCGCGGCCACCGCGGGCCTGCCGCAGCGCGCCCTGTACAGCGCCACCAAGGGCGCCGTGTACTCGCTGACCCTCGCCATGGCGGCCGACCACGTCCGCGAGGGCATCCGCGTCAACTGCGTCAACCCAGGCACGGTCGACACACCGTGGGTCGGCCGCCTCCTCGACGCCGCACCCGACCCGGCCGCCGAACGCGCCGCCCTTCAGGCCCGCCAGCCCACCGGCCGCCTGGTCGGCGCCGGCGAGGTCGCGGGCGCCATCGCCTACCTGGCGAGCCCCCTGTCCGGCGCCACCACGGGCACCTCGCTCGCCGTCGACGGCGGCATGCAGGGCCTGCGGCTGCGCCCGGTGGCCCGGTGA
- a CDS encoding L-fuconate dehydratase, translating to MSPTPARIIAVDTHDVRFPTSRELDGSDAMNPDPDYSAAYVVLRTDAADGHEGHGFAFTIGRGNEVQVAAIDALRGHLTGRSVDDLCADPSTLNRDLIGDSQLRWLGPEKGVMHMAIGAVVNAVWDLAAKRAGLPLWRLLAEAEPEWLVRQVDFRYLTDALAPEEALTLLRRGRQGAEERTARLLERGYPAYTTSPGWLGYDDDKLTRLADRAVADGFRQIKLKVGADLDDDIRRCRVARSVIGPDIRMAVDANQRWDVDEAVRWTKALAEFDPYWIEEPTSPDDILGHAAIRRAVAPVKVATGEHVHNRIVFKQLLQAGALDVVQIDAARVGGVPENLAILLLAAKFGVPVCPHAGGVGLCELVQHLSMFDYVALTGTTEDRVIEYVDHLHDHFLDPVVIREGHYTAPTAPGFSAAMRPESLARYTYPGGEFWAADLDEQKKDRAV from the coding sequence GTGTCCCCGACGCCCGCCCGCATCATCGCGGTCGACACCCACGACGTCCGCTTCCCCACCTCGCGCGAGCTCGACGGCTCCGACGCGATGAACCCGGACCCCGACTACTCGGCGGCCTACGTCGTCCTGCGCACGGACGCGGCCGACGGGCACGAGGGGCACGGATTCGCCTTCACCATCGGGCGGGGCAACGAGGTGCAGGTCGCCGCGATCGACGCGCTGCGCGGACACCTGACCGGCCGCTCCGTCGACGATCTGTGCGCCGACCCGTCCACCCTGAACCGCGACCTGATCGGCGACAGCCAACTGCGCTGGCTGGGGCCCGAGAAGGGCGTGATGCACATGGCGATCGGCGCGGTCGTCAACGCCGTGTGGGACCTCGCCGCCAAGCGCGCCGGCCTGCCGCTGTGGCGGCTGCTCGCCGAGGCCGAACCCGAATGGCTGGTCCGCCAGGTCGACTTCCGCTACCTCACCGACGCCCTCGCCCCCGAGGAGGCCCTGACCCTCCTGCGCCGGGGCAGACAGGGCGCCGAGGAGCGCACGGCCCGGCTGCTGGAGCGCGGCTACCCCGCCTACACCACCTCACCCGGCTGGCTCGGCTACGACGACGACAAGCTCACCCGGCTCGCGGACCGGGCCGTCGCCGACGGCTTCCGGCAGATCAAGCTCAAGGTCGGCGCCGACCTCGACGACGACATCCGCCGCTGCCGCGTCGCCCGGTCCGTCATCGGCCCGGACATCCGCATGGCCGTCGACGCCAACCAGCGCTGGGACGTCGACGAGGCCGTCCGCTGGACCAAGGCCCTCGCCGAGTTCGACCCGTACTGGATCGAGGAGCCCACCAGCCCCGACGACATCCTCGGCCACGCCGCGATCCGCCGCGCCGTCGCCCCCGTGAAGGTCGCCACCGGCGAGCACGTGCACAACCGGATCGTCTTCAAACAGCTCCTCCAGGCCGGCGCGCTGGACGTCGTCCAGATCGACGCGGCCCGGGTCGGCGGCGTCCCCGAGAACCTCGCGATCCTGCTGCTCGCGGCCAAGTTCGGCGTCCCCGTCTGCCCGCACGCGGGCGGCGTCGGCCTGTGCGAACTCGTCCAGCACCTGTCGATGTTCGACTACGTGGCCCTGACCGGCACCACCGAGGACCGCGTCATCGAATACGTCGACCATCTGCACGACCACTTCCTCGACCCGGTGGTCATCCGCGAAGGTCATTACACGGCACCCACCGCGCCGGGCTTCTCGGCCGCCATGCGGCCCGAGTCGCTGGCGCGCTACACCTACCCGGGCGGCGAGTTCTGGGCCGCCGACCTCGACGAACAGAAGAAGGATCGGGCTGTATGA
- a CDS encoding DUF6777 domain-containing protein: MRTPTGTFVTACALSAALLLSGCGANGGGDGDGDAAGAGGALFLQSAAAQGPNPFTDSAATTTATPSPTPRTPETAGPGDAVRVSASLSGLRSLSGGTPGLYGGIERTGSCDVARQIGHLTRDRARTRAFARVAGVSPASVPDHLRGLTPVVLRADTRVTNHGFRADRAAGYQAVLQAGTAVLVDDRGVPRVRCACGNPLRPPVAMRGTPHTTGTPWPGYRPGRVVVVNPAPQAITDFTIVDVTTRTWIERRAGHDVRRDRALPPPVWATTPPAPAPEPSEPPPPVPREPLVPGEPGVSPNLDLDSASPWDLSPPSDPSPPATVTDPSPPDDTGPLPGEPSPEDPGGLDEVGPDTVPDSPDPLDGAGLIPDDPAEDRILGSPTDVFGN, from the coding sequence GTGCGGACACCGACCGGGACCTTCGTCACGGCCTGCGCGCTCTCCGCGGCGCTCCTCCTCTCCGGCTGCGGCGCGAACGGCGGCGGCGACGGCGATGGCGACGCCGCGGGCGCCGGCGGGGCACTCTTCCTCCAATCGGCCGCGGCCCAGGGGCCGAACCCCTTCACGGACTCCGCGGCCACCACGACGGCTACCCCGTCCCCTACCCCCCGAACGCCGGAGACGGCCGGCCCGGGCGATGCCGTCCGGGTCTCCGCCTCTCTCAGCGGCCTGCGCTCGCTCTCCGGCGGAACCCCAGGCCTGTACGGCGGCATCGAGAGGACAGGCAGCTGCGACGTCGCCCGGCAGATCGGCCACCTCACCCGCGACCGGGCCAGGACGCGCGCCTTCGCCCGGGTCGCGGGCGTCTCCCCGGCGTCCGTCCCGGACCACCTGCGCGGACTGACCCCGGTCGTGCTGCGCGCCGACACCCGCGTCACCAACCACGGCTTCCGGGCCGACCGGGCCGCCGGCTACCAGGCCGTCCTCCAGGCGGGCACCGCCGTCCTGGTCGACGACCGGGGCGTGCCGCGCGTCCGGTGCGCCTGCGGCAACCCGCTCCGCCCGCCCGTGGCCATGCGCGGCACGCCCCACACCACGGGCACCCCTTGGCCCGGCTACCGGCCCGGCCGGGTCGTCGTCGTGAACCCGGCCCCGCAGGCGATCACCGACTTCACGATCGTCGACGTCACCACCCGCACCTGGATCGAACGGCGCGCCGGCCACGACGTACGCCGCGACCGGGCCCTGCCGCCACCGGTCTGGGCGACGACGCCCCCGGCCCCGGCGCCGGAGCCGTCCGAGCCACCGCCCCCGGTCCCGCGCGAGCCCCTCGTCCCGGGCGAGCCCGGCGTCTCCCCGAACCTGGACTTGGACAGCGCGTCCCCCTGGGACCTGAGCCCTCCGAGTGACCCGAGCCCTCCGGCCACCGTCACGGACCCGTCACCGCCCGACGACACGGGCCCGCTGCCAGGTGAGCCGTCCCCCGAAGACCCCGGCGGCCTCGACGAGGTCGGCCCCGACACCGTGCCGGACAGTCCCGATCCGCTCGACGGAGCCGGGCTGATTCCCGACGATCCGGCCGAAGACCGCATCCTCGGCAGCCCCACGGACGTCTTCGGTAACTGA
- a CDS encoding SpoIIE family protein phosphatase, with product MADRGARALSLPDDWPAHPDAILALNRMGSFDWDLDTGLMQMDAQAHEVFDVRPDEYDDHPETLSQRVPPGEARRLDTAVTQALKDGSENYGAYFRIRCRDGSLRWTHTQGYIGRDDTGRPRRIIGIVRDATQELAESEARSDQAAQDEARRQQTSVVELTTAALAHARTVQDVIDVLKDTHGLTHLGATSLVMGLVEAGRIRLVAEGPSDSFVPGTRITRIDEPYPMSEAVRTLAPCFIESPEEFAERYPILWPHITDLNITSAAYLPLIVQAQPIGAMGLLYSDRRGFTPEERNILVALGSSIAQSLQRAMFYEQEMDLAQGLQQAMLPRTIPSVPGADIAVRYRAATIGGSLGRDIGGDWYDLIPLPGGRVGAVIGDVQGHDTHAAAVMGQLRIVLRAYAAEGHTPATVMARASVFLHELDTDRSATCLYAEADLATGVLQMVRAGHIDPLVRQTDGSCRRVTVPGGLPLGLSAEFGRLDYPVGTVELDPGETLLLCTDGLVEQPGADLDDGMRTLTALVETGPDDVRDLADRLIDVAAERGGDDDVALLLLRRRGPDGPQSGRRLQWLVAPGDPAALVEARHMIRTAVGAWGARDRADEIELVADELITNALMHTEGSAIVTLRALTGSERRLRVEVEDSSSALPRRREAGESGVSGRGLLLVELLTDVWGVEARGGGKAVWCEFVVPDPE from the coding sequence ATGGCTGATCGGGGAGCGAGAGCCCTGTCACTCCCGGACGACTGGCCCGCCCATCCGGACGCGATCCTCGCGCTCAACCGGATGGGCAGCTTCGACTGGGATCTGGACACCGGCCTCATGCAGATGGACGCCCAGGCCCACGAGGTCTTCGACGTGCGCCCCGACGAGTACGACGACCACCCCGAGACCCTCTCCCAGCGCGTCCCGCCCGGCGAGGCCCGGCGCCTGGACACCGCGGTCACCCAGGCCCTCAAGGACGGCAGCGAGAACTACGGCGCCTACTTCCGCATCCGTTGCCGCGACGGCTCCCTGCGCTGGACCCACACCCAGGGCTACATCGGGCGCGACGACACCGGACGGCCCCGCCGCATCATCGGCATCGTCCGGGACGCCACCCAGGAACTCGCCGAGAGCGAGGCCCGCAGCGACCAGGCCGCCCAGGACGAGGCCCGCCGGCAGCAGACCAGCGTCGTCGAACTCACCACGGCCGCCCTCGCCCACGCCCGCACCGTCCAGGACGTCATCGACGTCCTCAAGGACACCCACGGCCTCACCCACCTGGGCGCCACCAGCCTCGTCATGGGCCTGGTCGAGGCCGGCCGCATCCGGCTGGTCGCCGAGGGACCCTCGGACAGCTTCGTGCCCGGCACCCGCATCACCCGGATCGACGAGCCCTACCCCATGAGCGAGGCCGTACGGACCCTCGCCCCCTGCTTCATCGAGTCGCCGGAGGAGTTCGCCGAGCGCTACCCGATCCTCTGGCCGCACATCACCGACCTGAACATCACCTCCGCCGCCTATCTGCCGCTCATCGTCCAGGCACAGCCGATCGGCGCGATGGGCCTGCTCTACAGCGACCGGCGCGGCTTCACGCCCGAGGAGCGCAACATCCTCGTCGCCCTCGGCAGCAGCATCGCGCAGAGCCTCCAGCGGGCCATGTTCTACGAGCAGGAGATGGACCTCGCGCAGGGCCTCCAGCAGGCCATGCTGCCCCGGACCATCCCGAGCGTGCCCGGGGCCGACATCGCCGTCCGCTACCGCGCCGCCACCATCGGCGGCTCCCTCGGCCGTGACATCGGCGGGGACTGGTACGACCTGATCCCGCTGCCCGGCGGCCGGGTCGGCGCCGTCATCGGCGACGTCCAGGGCCACGACACGCACGCGGCCGCCGTCATGGGCCAGTTGCGCATCGTGCTGCGCGCCTACGCCGCCGAGGGGCACACCCCGGCCACCGTGATGGCCCGGGCCTCCGTCTTCCTGCACGAACTCGACACCGACCGCTCCGCGACCTGCCTCTACGCGGAGGCCGACCTGGCCACCGGCGTGCTCCAGATGGTCCGGGCCGGCCACATCGATCCGCTCGTGCGGCAGACCGACGGCTCCTGCCGCCGCGTCACCGTCCCGGGCGGCCTGCCGCTCGGCCTGTCCGCCGAGTTCGGCCGCCTCGACTACCCGGTGGGCACCGTGGAGCTGGACCCGGGCGAGACCCTGCTGCTGTGCACCGACGGCCTGGTGGAGCAGCCCGGCGCCGACCTCGACGACGGTATGCGCACCCTCACCGCGCTCGTCGAAACCGGCCCCGACGACGTACGGGACCTCGCCGACCGGCTCATCGACGTGGCCGCCGAACGCGGCGGCGACGACGACGTGGCGCTGCTCCTGCTGCGCCGGCGCGGCCCGGACGGCCCGCAGTCCGGCCGTCGGCTCCAGTGGCTTGTCGCCCCCGGCGATCCGGCGGCCCTGGTCGAGGCCCGGCACATGATCCGCACCGCGGTCGGCGCCTGGGGAGCCCGGGACCGCGCCGACGAGATCGAGCTGGTCGCCGACGAGCTGATCACCAACGCCCTGATGCACACCGAGGGCTCCGCGATCGTCACCCTGCGGGCCCTCACCGGCTCCGAGCGCCGGCTGCGCGTCGAGGTCGAGGACTCCTCCAGCGCCCTGCCGCGCCGCCGCGAGGCGGGCGAGTCGGGCGTCTCCGGGCGGGGCCTGCTGCTGGTCGAGCTGCTCACCGACGTGTGGGGCGTGGAGGCACGCGGCGGCGGCAAGGCCGTGTGGTGCGAGTTCGTGGTGCCCGACCCGGAGTGA
- a CDS encoding L-rhamnose mutarotase: MRVALHTKVRADRIADYEAAHREVPGELTDAIRAAGATSWTIWRSGTDLFHVLECEDYARLLAELEKLPVNVAWQARMAELLDVVHDYSGEGAAAGLPVVWELPS, translated from the coding sequence ATGAGAGTCGCCCTGCACACCAAGGTCCGCGCCGACCGCATCGCCGACTACGAGGCCGCCCACCGCGAGGTGCCCGGGGAACTCACCGACGCCATCCGCGCCGCCGGCGCCACTTCCTGGACGATCTGGCGCAGCGGCACCGACCTGTTCCACGTCCTGGAGTGCGAGGACTACGCCCGTCTCCTCGCCGAACTGGAGAAACTTCCGGTCAACGTCGCCTGGCAGGCGCGCATGGCCGAACTGCTGGACGTGGTGCACGACTACTCCGGCGAGGGCGCGGCCGCCGGCCTGCCCGTCGTCTGGGAGCTGCCGTCATGA
- a CDS encoding amidohydrolase family protein produces the protein MTVVDAHHHVWDLAVRDQDWIAEGSPIRRDFTVEDLASQARAAGVDRTVLVQTVTVPEETPEFLALADEHELIAGVVGWTDLTRPDVTDELARLRELPGGPYLKGIRHQVQGEPDPEWLLRPDVRRGLTAVADAGLVYDLVVLPHQLPACTKAAVGLPQLTFVLDHLGKPPIASGGLEPWASDLRALAALPNTVCKLSGMVTEADLASWTIDDLRPYADTVLEAFGPDRLMFGSDWPVCTLAATYGDVLDTARRLTGPPDHARIFGATATRVYDL, from the coding sequence ATGACCGTGGTCGACGCGCACCACCACGTCTGGGACCTGGCCGTCCGGGACCAGGACTGGATCGCGGAAGGCAGCCCGATCCGGCGCGATTTCACGGTGGAGGATCTCGCATCTCAGGCCCGCGCGGCCGGCGTCGACCGCACCGTCCTCGTCCAGACCGTCACCGTCCCCGAGGAGACCCCGGAGTTCCTCGCCCTGGCCGACGAGCACGAGCTGATCGCCGGGGTCGTCGGCTGGACCGACCTCACCCGACCCGACGTGACCGACGAGCTGGCCCGGCTGCGGGAACTGCCCGGCGGGCCGTATCTCAAGGGCATCCGGCACCAGGTCCAGGGCGAGCCGGATCCCGAGTGGCTGCTGCGTCCGGACGTACGCCGAGGCCTGACCGCCGTGGCCGACGCGGGGCTGGTGTACGACCTGGTCGTGCTGCCCCACCAGCTCCCGGCCTGCACCAAGGCGGCCGTAGGTCTGCCGCAACTCACCTTCGTCCTGGACCACTTGGGCAAGCCGCCCATCGCCTCAGGTGGCCTCGAACCCTGGGCGTCCGACCTGCGCGCCCTCGCCGCCCTGCCCAACACCGTCTGCAAGCTGTCCGGCATGGTCACCGAAGCCGACCTCGCGTCCTGGACGATCGACGACCTGCGCCCGTACGCCGACACGGTGCTGGAGGCCTTCGGCCCGGACCGCCTGATGTTCGGCTCGGACTGGCCGGTGTGCACCCTCGCGGCGACCTACGGCGACGTGCTCGACACCGCACGCCGGCTGACCGGCCCACCCGACCACGCCCGGATCTTCGGGGCCACCGCCACCCGCGTCTACGACCTCTGA
- a CDS encoding aldo/keto reductase, with protein MNRLGGSGVEVSALSFGAAAIGNLYTEVGEEQAHEAVEAAWQRGIRYFDTAPHYGLGLSERRLGAALRDRPRDRYTVSTKVGRRLEPSDGTGDDLAGGFAVPATHRRVWDFSADGIRRTLEASLERLGLDRVDIVYLHDPDEHAEWAFREGYPALEKLRSQGVVGAIGAGMNQAEMLTRFVRDTDVDVVLCAGRYTLLDQSALTGLLPAAQERGTSVVIGGAFNSGLLANPQPGAKYNYTVAPSDLVQRALRLKSVAHRHGTTLRAAALAFCAAHPAVASVLVGARSAHEVRDCAHQFAARVPAAFWQELRAKGLLPADAPVPAEEPSEAPAKEPS; from the coding sequence GTGAACCGGCTCGGCGGCAGCGGCGTCGAGGTCAGCGCCCTGTCCTTCGGCGCGGCCGCGATCGGCAACCTGTACACCGAGGTCGGCGAGGAGCAGGCCCACGAGGCCGTCGAGGCCGCCTGGCAGCGGGGCATCCGCTACTTCGACACCGCCCCGCACTACGGCCTCGGCCTGTCCGAACGCCGCCTCGGCGCCGCCCTGCGCGACCGTCCCCGCGACCGGTACACCGTCTCCACCAAGGTGGGCCGCCGCCTGGAACCCTCGGACGGCACCGGTGACGACCTGGCGGGCGGCTTCGCCGTGCCCGCCACCCACCGCCGCGTCTGGGACTTCAGCGCCGACGGCATCCGCCGCACCCTGGAGGCCAGCCTCGAACGGCTCGGCCTCGACCGGGTCGACATCGTCTACCTCCACGACCCGGACGAGCACGCCGAGTGGGCCTTCCGCGAGGGCTACCCGGCGCTGGAGAAGCTCCGCTCACAGGGCGTGGTCGGGGCGATCGGCGCCGGGATGAACCAGGCGGAGATGCTCACCCGCTTCGTCCGCGACACCGACGTCGACGTGGTGCTGTGCGCCGGCCGCTACACCCTGCTCGACCAGAGCGCCCTCACCGGCCTGCTGCCCGCCGCCCAGGAACGCGGCACGTCCGTCGTCATCGGCGGCGCCTTCAACTCCGGCCTGCTGGCCAACCCGCAGCCGGGCGCGAAGTACAACTACACCGTCGCACCCTCCGACCTGGTCCAGCGGGCGCTGCGCCTGAAGTCCGTCGCCCACCGCCACGGCACCACGCTGCGCGCCGCCGCCCTGGCCTTCTGCGCCGCCCACCCGGCCGTCGCGAGCGTCCTCGTCGGAGCCCGCTCGGCACACGAAGTCCGCGATTGCGCCCACCAGTTCGCAGCCCGCGTGCCCGCCGCGTTCTGGCAGGAGCTGCGCGCCAAGGGCCTGCTGCCCGCCGACGCCCCCGTCCCCGCCGAGGAACCGTCCGAGGCACCGGCCAAGGAGCCGTCATGA
- a CDS encoding ABC transporter permease, with amino-acid sequence MAETKTAPPLAPARATDPRAAKAVLLRRARELALVPALLLLLVLGAVVNDSFLTERNIVSILGASAALAMVVLAESLVLITGKFDLSLESVVGIAPAVGALLVLPAAQSGWGTELPAAFALLAVLVAGAAVGAFNGVLVVKFKLNAFIVTLAMLIVLRGLLVGATKGKTLFGMPDSFYSLATTTFLTVPLSVWLAAIAFAVAGQVLKYHRVGRALYAIGGNADAARAAGIRVERVMLGVFVVAGVLAAVGGIMQTGYVGAISANQGQNMIFTVFAAAVIGGIALDGGKGTMFGALTGVLLLGVVQNLLTLAQVPSFWIQAIYGGIILVALMIARVTTGRAQD; translated from the coding sequence ATGGCTGAGACCAAGACGGCCCCGCCGCTCGCGCCCGCGCGCGCCACCGACCCGCGCGCCGCCAAGGCCGTCCTGCTCCGCCGCGCCCGCGAACTCGCCCTCGTGCCCGCGCTGTTGCTGCTCCTGGTGCTAGGCGCGGTGGTGAACGACTCGTTCCTCACCGAGCGCAACATCGTCTCGATCCTCGGCGCCTCCGCCGCCCTCGCGATGGTCGTGCTCGCCGAGTCCCTCGTGCTCATCACGGGCAAGTTCGACCTGTCCCTGGAATCGGTCGTCGGCATCGCCCCCGCCGTGGGAGCCCTGCTGGTCCTGCCCGCCGCCCAGTCCGGCTGGGGCACCGAACTCCCGGCGGCATTCGCCCTGTTGGCGGTCCTCGTCGCGGGCGCGGCCGTCGGCGCCTTCAACGGCGTCCTGGTCGTGAAGTTCAAACTCAACGCGTTCATCGTGACGCTCGCGATGCTGATCGTGCTGCGCGGCCTTCTGGTCGGCGCGACCAAGGGCAAGACCCTGTTCGGGATGCCCGACAGCTTCTACTCGCTGGCGACCACCACCTTCCTCACCGTCCCGCTGTCCGTGTGGCTCGCCGCGATCGCCTTCGCCGTGGCCGGGCAGGTCCTGAAGTACCACCGCGTCGGACGCGCCCTGTACGCCATCGGCGGCAACGCGGACGCGGCCCGGGCGGCGGGCATCCGCGTGGAGCGCGTCATGCTCGGCGTGTTCGTCGTCGCGGGCGTCCTCGCCGCCGTCGGCGGCATCATGCAGACCGGATACGTCGGCGCGATCAGCGCCAACCAGGGCCAGAACATGATCTTCACGGTGTTCGCGGCAGCGGTGATCGGCGGCATCGCCCTCGACGGCGGCAAGGGCACCATGTTCGGCGCCCTGACCGGCGTACTCCTTCTGGGCGTCGTGCAGAACCTGCTCACCCTCGCCCAGGTGCCGTCGTTCTGGATCCAGGCCATCTACGGCGGGATCATCCTGGTCGCCCTCATGATCGCCCGGGTCACCACGGGCCGCGCCCAGGACTGA